TTTTCTACTGAAATCGAAGAAGAAGACGAAGATACGATCAAATTTAGTTTGATTGGACGTCCTAATGTTGGGAAATCTTCCTTGATCAATGCGATTCTTGGTGAAGACCGTGTCATTGTTTCAGAAATAGAAGGAACAACTCGTGATGCCATCGATACTCGTTTTGAATCTGAGAATGGACAAAAATTCTTGATGATCGATACAGCTGGTATGCGTAAACGAGGCAAAGTCTATGAATCAACAGAAAAATATAGTGTGATGCGTGCTATGCGTGCTATTGAACGTTCAGACATTGTTTTAATGGTTTTAAATGCTGAAGAAGGTATTCGTGAACAAGACAAGAAAGTTGCTGGATATGCACATGAAGCTGGTCGTGGGATCATTATCGTTGTGAATAAATGGGACACGATCGAAAAAGAAACAAATACGATGCGCGATTTTGAAGAAGAGATTCGCGAAGAGTTTCGTTATTTAGATTATGCGCCGATCATTTTTGTTTCTGCAGTAACGAAACAACGCTTGAATAAACTACCAGAATTGATTGAATTGGTAAGCATGAACCAAAATCTACGGATTCCGTCTGCGCTATTGAACGATGTAGTGATGGATGCGATTGCGATCAATCCAACGCCAACAGATAAAGGCAAGCGTCTAAAAGTATTTTATGGTACTCAAGTAGCGATCAAACCGCCAACATTTGTCATTTTTGTAAATGAAGAAGAATTGATGCATTTTTCATATGCAAGATTTTTAGAAAATCAAATTCGTAAAGCCTTCACGTTTGAAGGAACACCAATCAAAATTATCCCGAGAAGACGGAAGTAGCGCATTTTACCACACTTTTTTCAAATGTACAAATAAATTCATTGAGTTATAAAAAAAAATGATAGTTTTAGAAAAAACTGGTTAAAACGCATCAAAAACCTTGCTATTACAAGCTTCCTATGATATCGTGATAACAGAATATTGATCCAATTCAATATTTGTACGTGATTTTTGGACCACTCAAAAAGAAACGTAAATTCGATATCTTTTAGATATCCTATCCCTTGTGGAGGAGGTGAAATAATCCATGGCAAATAAAGCAGAATTAATCGAAAACGTTGCATCTTCAACTGGTTTAACTAAAAAAGACGCAACTGCAGCAGTGGATGCTGTATTTTCAACAATCCAAGAATCTCTTGCTAAAGGTGAAAAAGTTCAATTAATCGGTTTTGGTAACTTTGAAGTACGCGAACGTGCGGCTCGTAAAGGACGTAACCCACAAACTGGTAAAGAAATTCAAATCGCTGCAAGTAAAGTACCTGCGTTCAAACCAGGTAAAGCGTTGAAAGATGCTGTTAAATAAGACAGTTCTTAGAACCCTTGATTAATCAAGGGTTCTTTCTTTATCTAAGTGAGTATAGTTAGCGGATAATTCAGCCTAGGTAAAACATATAAATAGCCTCTTTTTGAGTTCGTGTATCCTTAAAAGTCAACATACTTATTCTATTCATCCTAAATATGAAACTTAATTATACCCAAAAGATTTTATGAATCAACTTTGGGTTTGGCTTTAAAATCAAAAAAAGTGGAACACAAATCAAAATATGATCATGTTTCACTTTTTAAAAGATAAAGAATAACTAGCTATGTTTAAACCAAGTGATAGAACTATGAACAGTGTAGCGTGCTAATTATTCAAATCATGACTGAATCACTTTGTTTCTTCGAACAGCAGTATTCTAAGAACTGCGCTATTTTTCTTAGAGGTTGGCTATTTTTTGAAACAAACCCAGTATAAGCTATAAATAAGTTTTTTTACATAAAAAAAGTAAAATATCTCTAGTAATTTATGAATCAATAATGTCTGTTCTTTAAGAAAATTAAAAGAACAACTGTCTTTGATCGAGGATCATTGCTTTTCCAAAATAAAAATCATCCCTCTTTCTGTTTTCCCTCGACTAATGGTAAAATGTAAGAGAGGGGTGTTATCGATGGAACTTGTTTATAAGAAAAATCAGTTGGAGACAACAATCATCTATGGTGAGACGTTTGCTTCTCAAATTAAATCAGCTTCAATTGAGTCGAAACATCTTTTTTTGCTGACTAATCAGCGATACTATGATTTATTTTCGGAAAAACTAATTCAGCTTTTTGATGACAAACAAGAAATAGATTGGTATATTTGTAAGAATGACGCTCATTGTAATAATCTGAAAGAGCTAGAGAGTCTGTTAACTTTTTTAGCTGATTTTGATCAGCAGCAAGACTTTCTTTTCTTAGGTGTTGGAAATGAAGGAGTTGTTCAGTTAACAAACTTTTTGTATGAAACATCCGTACTGACTTCTGATTGTTGGCTTTTGCCGTTATCTATTCAATCATTAAGCAAGAGTCTGATTCATGAAGTTCAAATAGAATTAAACAATCATCCTGTTTTGCAAAGTTTGGTTCTAGCAGATAAAATACTTTACGACCATACATTAACAACGGATCATGGAGATGGGAAACTAGTTGATTTTCTTGTTTTTATCCGCTGTGGTTTGGTTTGCAGCCATGATTTTTTGAGAATGCTTTTTAAAAACTACAGCGATGCAACACGTTTGAATCAGCAGTCTTTTAATGGTATGTTGGATGAGATGATTCGCTATTATGAAAAAGATGGACAAATGATCGATCAATTTGGTCGACTGTTTGAGCAGGGGTTTCTAGAAACGGCGAACGGACATCTATTATCCAGTCATATGAAACGATTTTTAGGCTGTTTGCTCCAGTTGCTTTGGTCTCAAGAAGTGAATCAGTTTTCGTTTCATTATAAAAACTTCATAATTTGGTTGATTCATCTAGGTTTCCCTGTAGATTTTCCAGAACAAATTTTGGTCAGTGACTATGTGGAAGGTGTTTTAAACTGTCTTGATCGTGGAGAGAAGGCTGCTCTTTTAAAAGAAGTCGGAGAATTTGATCGGATGGAGCAACCTAAAACAGAAGATTTATTAACAACTGTAGAAAAATATAAAACTATTTTAAAAGAAATTAGAGGGTAAATGATGACAACATATAGTGAGAAAATGCTACAAGCATTACATGAAGAAGAGTTGGCTCAAGCGCAGTTGATGTTGGCAGAAGCTATTAGAAAAGATGATGATGATACGCTTGCGGATTTAGGGGAAGAATTATTGTCACTTGGATTTTTGGAAGAAGCAAAACTAGTTTTTGACCATTTAGTAACGATTTTTCCAGAGGCTGATGGCTTGAATCTTCCATTAGCTGAAATTGCGATTGAAAATGATTTGATCGATGATGCATTTGTCTATCTAGAAAAGGTAGGCAAAGATAGTGATAGCTATGTTCAAAGTTTATTAGTAACAGCTGATTTGTATCAGGTCATCGGAATTCCAGAAGTCAGTGAAGCAAAATTAAAAGAGGCACAACGATTGATGCCGGACGAACCATTGATTTTATTTGCTTTAGGTGAGTTGTATTTTTCTAATGGTCAGTTTCAAGAGGCCGCTACAGCTTACCAAGAGCTACTTGAAGGGCAAGTTGCCGAAATTTCTAATGTCTCGATCAATGAACGTTTAGGTAGTACTCATAGCATGTCAGGCGATTTTGAAGGAGCGATCCCATTTTTAGAAAAGGCATTGGGAGAAGGTCAGACAGATGATCGTTTATTCCAATTAGCGTTCACTTACTTGCAACTCCATGAAAATCAAAAAGCAATTGCTTTACTGCAACAATTAAGAGCGTTGAATCCACATTATCAGTCGCTGTATTTATCTTTGGGTGAAGCGTTACAAGAAGAAGAACAACTTGAAGAAGCTCGTACTGTTCTAGCTGAAGGGATCAAAGAAAATCCATTCCAAGTGGATTTATATCAATTAGCCTCTGAAAATGCCTATCGATTGCATGATACAGAAAAGGCTGAAGCGTTATTGAAAGAAGCGTTGGAACTTGGCGAAAAAACGGATGAAACAAGACTTACGCTAAGTAATCTATATTTAAATGAACATAGATTTGATGAAGTGATCGATGTCGTTCAACAAATGGAAGAACAAGGGCATCCGTATGGCGAATGGAACTTGGCACATGCTTATAATGAATTGGAAGAGTTTGATTTAGCAAAAGTACATTATGAGCAAGCGTACCAAGAACTTTCCCATGAGCCTGAATTTTTAAAAGAGTATGCTGTATTTCTACGTGAGGAAGGTCAACTAGAGCAAGCAAAAGAGCTATTGCAACATTATCTTCACCACGAACCTGGGGATAACGAAGCGCAATCCCTGTTAGATGATATTGAAGAGAGATAGGTGATCATATGTTTGTCAATGTCGCAGATAAAAAGGATTTTTTAGTTTGGTTAGTCAATAATATTTCATTTAGCCAAAGAGAAGTATTATGGATTTTAAACTATTTAATCAATCACGAAGCCATTTTAAATAATGTGCATTTTATTGAACAAGCGGATAAAGCTGTTCGTGGACTAAAAGTCACGTCAAAAGAAATCGATGATGAACCCATTCGCTTATTTCTTTCAGGGAAAGAATTTACGGATACTGATCAGATTTTCCATGAAATTCGGATGAATTGGAAAGAAGCACTTTATGTTGAATGTATCTTTGATGGGTCTTGGCAAAATAGCCAGTATTTGTCTATTTTAGAGGATAATCCTTATGCCCGCTGGAATGAACAGGTGAGTGAAGAAGTAATTGAAAGTATTAATGAGTTTTTCGCTCATGAGGAAAAACAAGCGAAAATCGATTTACTCTATCGCCAAATCGATTTAGCTTTAGAAGATAAAAACCACGAAGCGTTTTTAGAGTTAACAGATGAATTAAACCGTTTGAAAAAATAAAAAAGAGACCGAGAAAAAAGTGTTGAGCTCCGAACACAAAGTCCTTCAATTCTAAGTGCTTTAGCACTTAGAAAATAAAGGAAGCAAGTTGTCTTTCAGACACCTTGTATTGTGCATCATCGAATCACTTCGTTCTTCGTGCCAAGTAGGTACTGTTTATCATCGAATTCTATTGTTCTTCGTGATTCACAGCAATTTACAACAATGTGATCGAAGCGAAGGACTTTACCGAGTAGGTACTTTTCTAGATCAACTCATCCTTCGTTGTCTATCAAAGAAATTCTAGCATATTTTATGCGTAGAAGTTAGTGAGATCGAAACAAAGTGTAGTTTAGTCGCCGCTTTTTTCTCGCCGTTTATTCAACTTTAAAGAGCGAAACAAAACTGATCTTTCGTTTTGTCCCGCTCTATTTTTGACTTAGTTAAGTTGTTTTTTTCTTTTGAAGAGCATTTTTGTCGGTCTAGAATAGGTGAACCCTTCTCCTATAGCTTCGTGAACATTAATAACAGAAATAAACGCTTTTGCATCCAGCTCATGAACGATTCGCTTGATTTCTATGATTTCACTAGGACTAACAACTACATAAAGGACTTTTTTATCGACTTGAGAATACCCACCTTGGCCCTCTAAATAGGTCACGCCACGTTCTAATAGGGACATGATTACTTCTCCAATATCTTCTGAATGATCAGAGATCACTAAGATTCCTTTGGCAGCATAGGCACCATCTAAAACCGAATCGACAACTTTACTGAAAACAAATGAAACAATCAAGGTATACATCATTCGTTTTACATCAATATAGCTCAAAGACAGAATCAAAACGAGAATATCAAAGATCAGCAAGGAACGGCCCATACTGATGCCGTAATTTTTTTCCAAAATACGAGCGATCACATCGGTTCCGCCTGTCGTCCCGCCGACTCGATAGACTAATCCGCTACCGATACCAGCAGCTAATCCAGCTA
The DNA window shown above is from Enterococcus sp. 12C11_DIV0727 and carries:
- the der gene encoding ribosome biogenesis GTPase Der, whose protein sequence is MANPTIAIVGRPNVGKSTIFNRIAGERISIVEDTPGVTRDRIYATGEWLGREFSIIDTGGIDLSDEPFMEQIKHQAEIAIEEADVIVFVTSGREGVTDADELVAKILYRSNKPVILAVNKVDNPEMRNEIYEFYSLGLGDPFPISGSHGLGIGDVLDEAVKHFSTEIEEEDEDTIKFSLIGRPNVGKSSLINAILGEDRVIVSEIEGTTRDAIDTRFESENGQKFLMIDTAGMRKRGKVYESTEKYSVMRAMRAIERSDIVLMVLNAEEGIREQDKKVAGYAHEAGRGIIIVVNKWDTIEKETNTMRDFEEEIREEFRYLDYAPIIFVSAVTKQRLNKLPELIELVSMNQNLRIPSALLNDVVMDAIAINPTPTDKGKRLKVFYGTQVAIKPPTFVIFVNEEELMHFSYARFLENQIRKAFTFEGTPIKIIPRRRK
- a CDS encoding HU family DNA-binding protein, with translation MANKAELIENVASSTGLTKKDATAAVDAVFSTIQESLAKGEKVQLIGFGNFEVRERAARKGRNPQTGKEIQIAASKVPAFKPGKALKDAVK
- a CDS encoding tetratricopeptide repeat protein, with product MTTYSEKMLQALHEEELAQAQLMLAEAIRKDDDDTLADLGEELLSLGFLEEAKLVFDHLVTIFPEADGLNLPLAEIAIENDLIDDAFVYLEKVGKDSDSYVQSLLVTADLYQVIGIPEVSEAKLKEAQRLMPDEPLILFALGELYFSNGQFQEAATAYQELLEGQVAEISNVSINERLGSTHSMSGDFEGAIPFLEKALGEGQTDDRLFQLAFTYLQLHENQKAIALLQQLRALNPHYQSLYLSLGEALQEEEQLEEARTVLAEGIKENPFQVDLYQLASENAYRLHDTEKAEALLKEALELGEKTDETRLTLSNLYLNEHRFDEVIDVVQQMEEQGHPYGEWNLAHAYNELEEFDLAKVHYEQAYQELSHEPEFLKEYAVFLREEGQLEQAKELLQHYLHHEPGDNEAQSLLDDIEER
- a CDS encoding ReoY family proteolytic degradation factor; its protein translation is MFVNVADKKDFLVWLVNNISFSQREVLWILNYLINHEAILNNVHFIEQADKAVRGLKVTSKEIDDEPIRLFLSGKEFTDTDQIFHEIRMNWKEALYVECIFDGSWQNSQYLSILEDNPYARWNEQVSEEVIESINEFFAHEEKQAKIDLLYRQIDLALEDKNHEAFLELTDELNRLKK
- a CDS encoding YitT family protein, which translates into the protein MIEEKKFYVKDVLLILAGTCLYGFGLVTFNIANDLAEGGVTGITLILRALFYIDPAYSTLIINIPLILIGGKVLGKHSFYYTILGTVSLSVFLWLWQRFPIEVNLDHDLLIASLLAGLAAGIGSGLVYRVGGTTGGTDVIARILEKNYGISMGRSLLIFDILVLILSLSYIDVKRMMYTLIVSFVFSKVVDSVLDGAYAAKGILVISDHSEDIGEVIMSLLERGVTYLEGQGGYSQVDKKVLYVVVSPSEIIEIKRIVHELDAKAFISVINVHEAIGEGFTYSRPTKMLFKRKKQLN